gtacttaccttatatctccagtaatccccacatacagagatcatgtctggtacttaccttatatctgcagtaatccccacatacagagatcatgtctggtacttaccttatatctccagtaatccccacatacagagatcatgtctggtacttaccttatatctccagtaatccccacatacagagaacatgtctggtacttaccttacatctccagtaatccccacatacagagatcatgtctggtacttaccttatatctccagtaatccccacatacagaggacatgtctggtacttaccttatatctccagtaatccccacatacagaggacatgtctggtacttaccttatatctccagtaatccccacatacagaggacatgtctggtacttgccttatatctccagtaatccccacatacagaggacatgtctggtacttaccttatatctccagtaatccccacatacagaggacatgtctggtacttaccttatatctccagtaatccccacatacagaggacatgtctggtacttaccttacatctccagtaatccccacatacagagaacatgtctggtacttaccttatatctccagtaatccccacatacagagaacatgtctggtacttaccttatatctccagtaatccccacatacagagaacatgtctggtacttaccttatatctccagtaatccccacatacagaggacatgtctggtacttaccttatatctccagtaatccccacatacagagaacatgtctggtacttaccttatatctccagtaatccccacatacagaggacatgtctggtacttaccttatatctccagtaatccccacatacagaggacatgtctggtacttaccttatatctccagtaatccccacatacagaggacatgtctggtacttaccttatatctccagtaatccccacatacagaggacatgtctggtacttaccttatatctccagtaatccccacatacagaggacatgtctggtacttaccttacaTCTCCAGTAATCTccacatacagaggacatgtctggtacttaccttatatctccagtaatccccacatacagaggacatgtctggtacttaccttacatctccagtaatccccacatacagaggacatgtctggtacttaccttacaTCTCCAGTAATCTccacatacagaggacatgtatggtacttaccttatatctccagtaatccccacatacagaggacatgtctggtacttaccttacatctccagtaatccccacatacagaggacatgtctggtacttaccttatatctccagtaatccccacatacagaggacatgtctggtacttaccttacatctccagtaatccccacatacagagatcatgtctggtacttaccttacaTCTCCAGTAATCTccacatacagaggacatgtctggtacttaccttacatctccagtaatccccacatacagagatcatgtctggtacttaccttacaTCTCCAGTAATCTccacatacagaggacatgtctggtacttaccttatatctccagtaatccccacatacagaggacatgtctggtacttaccttatatctccagtaatccccacatacagaggacatgtctggtacttaccttatatctccagtaatccccacatacagaggacatgtctggtacttaccttataaCTCCAGTAATCTccacatacagaggacatgtctggtacttaccttatatctccagaaatccccacatacagaggacatgtctggtacttaccttatatctccagtaatccccacatacagaggacatgtctggtacttaccttatatctccagtaatccccacatacagaggacatgtctggtacttaccttatatctccagtaatccccacatacagaggacatgtctggtacttaccttatatctccagtaatccccacatacagaggacatgtctggtacttaccttatatctccagtaatccccacatacagaggacatgtctggtacttaccttatatctccagtaatccccacatacagaggacatgtctggtacttaccttatatctccagtaatccccacatacagaggacatgtctggtacttaccttacatctccagtaatccccacatacagagggcatttctggtacttaccttatatctccagtaatccccacatacagagggcatgtctggtacttaccttatatctccagtaatccccacatacagaggacatgtctggtacttaccttacttctccagtaatccccacatacagaggacatgtctggtacttaccttatatctccagtaatccccacatacagaggacatgtctggtacttaccttatatctccagtaatccccacatacagaggacatgtctggtacttaccttatatctccagtaatccccacatacagaggacatgtctggtacttaccttatatcttcagtaatccccacatacagaggacatgtcTGGTACTTTCCTTACatctccagtaatccccacatacagagatcatgtctggtacttaccttacatctccagtaatccccacatacagagatcatgtctggtacttaccttatatctccagtaatccccacatacagaggacatgtctggtacttaccttatatctccagtaatccccacatacagaggacatgtctggtacttaccttacaTCTCCAGTAATCTccacatacagaggacatgtctggtacttaccttatatctccagtaatccccacatacagaggacatgtctggtacttaccttacatctccagtaatccccacatacagaggacatgtctggtacttaccttacaTCTCCAGTAATCTccacatacagaggacatgtatggtacttaccttatatctccagtaatccccacatacagaggacatgtctggtacttaccttacatctccagtaatccccacatacagaggacatgtctggtacttaccttatatctccagtaatccccacatacagaggacatgtctggtacttaccttacatctccagtaatccccacatacagaggacatgtctggtacttaccttacatctccagtaatccccacatacagaggacatgtctggtacttaccttacaTCTCCAGTAATCTccacatacagaggacatgtatggtacttaccttatatctccagtaatccccacatacagaggacatgtctggtacttaccttacatctccagtaatccccacatacagaggacatgtctggtacttaccttatatctccagtaatccccacatacagaggacatgtctggtacttaccttacatctccagtaatccccacatacagagatcatgtctggtacttaccttacaTCTCCAGTAATCTccacatacagaggacatgtctggtacttaccttatatcttcagtaatccccacatacagaggacatgtcTGGTACTTTCCTTACatctccagtaatccccacatacagaggacatgtctggtacttaccttacatctccagtaatccccacatacagaggacatgtctggtacttaccttatatctccagtaatccccacatacagaggacatgtctggtacttaccttatatctccagtaatccccacatacagaggacatgtctggtacttaccttacaTCTCCAGTAATCTCCACATACAGAGGGCATTTCTGGTACTTACCTTACatctccagtaatccccacatacagaggacatgtctggtacttaccttacatctccagtaatccccacatacagagatcatgtctggtacttaccttatatctccagtaatccccacatacagaggacatgtctggtacttaccttacatctccagtaatccccacatacagaggacatgtctggtacttaccttatatctccagtaatccccacatacagaggacatgtctggtacttaccttatatctccaGTATGGAAATGAATAGTTCAGTCAGCAGTGACCATATATGTTATTATCTAAGATGTTATTAGGAGTGATGCCGATGAGAACAGTGGAGACTTCTCTCCATCATTCTTATTTACAAAGCAGATTTCTGGCTGTGTCTTCAGTCCAACTCGGGGCATCTCTCTCTGTGCAGTGGGACGTGCTCTCCTAGATGTGTCTAATCAGGTTTGAAGAATGAATACGATGGGTGCTCTGACCCTGTATCATATACAGAATAGTGATGCTCTGAAAGCAACATATCGCTGTGTACAGACATCAGAATACTTTTAGTCTTTGTTTCTCCACATTGGTAGCTCATTGTCTTGTGGAATCTTTGGGTCTCTGAGTAACTCTCTGCTCTGTTGTTTGTACAGCTCCGTGACCTGATCATGGAGAACTACAAGAAGGTGCGTGTGGAGGAGAAGCCCGTGGAGATGCCCTTTGCTGCTATCCCGCCGGATATCATTGAGATGAAGGTCAAAGATGGCAGCAAGATCCGAAACCTGATGGGCTTTGCTATAGGCAAGATGGAGAGCGAGAGTGTGCGGCAGATAACGTTCAGCGGTGCAGGCAAAGCCCTCAGCAAGACCATCACCTGTGTGGAGATCATGAAGAGATCCGTCAAGGATCTGCACCAGATCACAAAGATCTTCTACAGACAGACTGAAGAGATCTGGGAGCCCATAGTGCCCGATGTGGGCTTGGATCCTCTGACGGTGAAGAGAAACTGCCCCTCTATCTGTGTTCTGCTGAGTAAAGACCCCCTCGATGCCACCGAACCAGGGTACCAAGCCCCAGGGAAGTATGACTCCCAATGGATCCAGGAACTTAAAGTGGAGTCTCAGGGGCCAAAAAGGCGGAAACCAGGGGTGGGTAGAGGTGGGGCAAATGGAAGAAAGCAACTTAGACCCCCTGGAGGACGAGGGGAAGCGCAGAAGAAGACATAGTGTAGGGCACCTGGGTGTGTGTTTGATTTATTACTAAGCAGTCATTGAACTTGTATTTACATGAAAACCTGGCCTGCTGGTGCAGATTGAAGACATGAACAGGGAAAGCCCTGTTTAATTTCCTGTATCTCCGGTCTCTCATAACAGACCCACCATTGTTCATTTCTTGCTCAGTTTCTATGTTTTACAAATTATATATTCTATTCTGCCACCCGGATACTTGCCACATACCTCACATTCTTTGAGAGGATTATAAAGATTCTCATCTGGCTGTTTCCTTAGGACTGTTGTAAACCTGTTGTAGCTTTCACTCAGATATGGAAATATGCAACAACTAACCACAAACTGGAAACTAAGCTTAAGCTTAAAATAAAGGTGTATTTTGCTACAATATCTCATCCGTGCTATTTATCCATTTTGCCTGTGTGGTCTGGTAAATGTACACTGTTTTTCAGCTTGGCCCAGTCACTAATACATAAATTATACCTCCGATCATACAGAACGGTAAATGTTTGAGCAGGTAACTATAGAGTTTAGTGCGGCAATAGAGTTACAATGACCAGTACTCTAAGGTGTAGTAACTTTGATTGCAACTGGACAGACGAACGTTGGTTGTTAAGCTTGACCCATATAAGCTGACATTCACCCTCCCCTTCACATAGCAGAGTATATATTAACGAGGGAGGTGTTGTACAAGGGCACTCAAATAGAATCTGAGTTTTGCTTCCAGTTATTTCTTGCTAAT
The Mixophyes fleayi isolate aMixFle1 chromosome 1, aMixFle1.hap1, whole genome shotgun sequence DNA segment above includes these coding regions:
- the RPP25L gene encoding ribonuclease P protein subunit p25-like protein, which codes for MENYKKVRVEEKPVEMPFAAIPPDIIEMKVKDGSKIRNLMGFAIGKMESESVRQITFSGAGKALSKTITCVEIMKRSVKDLHQITKIFYRQTEEIWEPIVPDVGLDPLTVKRNCPSICVLLSKDPLDATEPGYQAPGKYDSQWIQELKVESQGPKRRKPGVGRGGANGRKQLRPPGGRGEAQKKT